In Pongo pygmaeus isolate AG05252 chromosome 19, NHGRI_mPonPyg2-v2.0_pri, whole genome shotgun sequence, the genomic stretch agcctcccaagtaagtgggacTAAACGTGTGcgtcaccacaccaggctaattttttgtagagatagggtttcactatgtttcctaggctggtcttgaattcctgggctcaagcaatccacctatctcggccttccaaagtgttgggattacaggtgtcagccactctGGCTGGCCCCTAGTACTTTCTTTTATGGTCATTAGAAGAAAGCAAACTCAGGAAAAACAAAGGCTTTCCAGGTTGGAAGGGTGCCCCCTGGTGTTAGTGTCCTGGGCTGTGGCAAACAAGTCCAGGTGATCTCCTCCAGCTCTACCTAAGTAACAGGGTGGGGCCTTCGTCCACATCTCAGCTCAGCCTCTGTCCTTCTGACATTTGGTTCTAATTCTTTAattcttgaattttgtttttgttttaagagacagggtctcgttctgttacccacgctggagtgcagtggcacaatcatagctcactgtagccttgatgtactggggtcaagcgatcctcccaccttagtcttctaagttaggaccacaggcatgtgccaccacatctgactaatttttttttttggtagagacagggtcttgctatgttgcccaggttagtcttgaactcctggcctcaagtgatcctcccgcgtcagcctctcaaagcactgggattacaggcgtgagcacccaGCCTGGTTCTAATTCTTTGAGGTCttccatttcctctttctctccactCCCCAGTTCCAGCTTACACCCCTGAAACACGGTGACTCCATCCTCAAGCCTTATGGCTTTGTGCaaggtgggggtgtgtagggaggtgatCACTGGGCCAGCTTAGGTTTCTTTGGCTGGAGGAATTCCTTGGGAGGGTCTCAAAGGAAGGGCCTGGATCCCAGATCTTTCTCTGGTTCCTAACCGAGGGCTCAGGATCCATCTCCTTATGGTCCCCTTGGCACAGTCCTCGTCTTCTGAAGtttatgtttcttcttttgcTGCCTACCTTGGCCAGGGGGTCTTGCTATAGTGTCTTCTCTTTGGTTGACCCTTAGGAACTTGATGTAGGACTGGAGTCCCCTCTGGACTGTCCTTCTTGGGATTTTAAATGTGCAGAAGGATGGATTATATCTGTCTACtctatttatttcttcccttttattcCTCCTTCTAAGCCAGCCCTCCACCGTAACAAAATCTTCTTCCATCCTTGGTGAGTTTTATTAATAACCTTTGGTGTGGAAGTTTATTGACAAAGACTTTCTGGTTAGATTCCTCCTTGCCTGGTTTGCCTTTATCCACCTATTTCTCCCCACACCCCCCAAACCAGGAGAATGAAAAGAGAACCAACCCCCCAGCTTTGGCTAGGcagaaaaataccatttgacccagaggCAGCTCTGGGATCGCTGCCACGCATGGAGGAACCTGCTAACtcctcaggaaaaaaaacccTGACGCGAACCAGATGTAACCTCCTGTCCGGCTGCCAACATCTGGAATGCTGGCAGGGGCTTTGCACTCAGGCCGGCAGCGAGCTGCCAAGCCTGAGCATTTCAGAGGTGGCTCTGATCTGCAGAGAGGTCTTCCAACCTCTTTCTCCAGCTCAGCATTCCGGTTTTGACTGCCTGGAGGGAAGAGCAGTGGTTACAGTTCTGGGACTCGAGCatggggtttttcttttttaaaaaatgtattgtattttatttttttagagacagggtcttgctctgtcacccaggctggagtgcagtggtgtgatcatagctcactgttaacctcgaattcctgggttcaagtgatgctcccgcctcagcctcctgagtagctaggactacaggcacatgccaccatacccggttaatttttaaattttttgtgaagatggggtcttgccatgttgcctaggctggtctcgaactcctggccttaagtaatcttccctcctcggcctcccaaagtgttgggattacaggcgtgagccacaatgccccaTTTGGATGGAGTTTTTCTTGAGCTCCGATAGAGCCTTCAGGAGATCCCACAGAGGGGTTGAAGGTCCAGCCTCATCACTCCCGTCTCCAGATCCCTGGTGCCCTGGTTCTGGGCAACCCCTATGGACTCTGGATGGTGTCTGAAGTCTAAGAATGGGAAACTTCGAGGTGGGGGACTGAAGGAATGTGTGAGGCTGTTCTTATGGTCCTGGGGCCACACAGGTTGTGttacacactcacacagacacacactcactctTCCTCATGCAGGCGGATACACTAACTCCCACTTCTCTCCCACCCAGCCAATGGGGAGAGCCTTTTGGGCTAGAGTTCTCATTGCTCATGGAAACTCTGATTCAGGCCATTTGGAAGAGGGCGAGCAGAGTCCACAGCCCTGGGGATCCCCTGACTGGCTCAGCCAGACACCGAAAAAATCAGGAAAGGCGACAGGGAGAATGATCAGATGGAGAGGGGAATGGTGGGAGGAGCTGAATGGAAAGGGGACAGGATCCAGCAGGGGGTCCCCCTGCCTGCCTCAGACCTccctgcagggcccaggggaccctccTGCCatctgggcagctgcagctggtgACTCATCTGAGTGCTGGCCTGGGTAGGGTGAGGGACAAGTCAAGGACTTCAAGAGGAATATTCTCCTGAGAGATCCAGGGGAGACGGGAGGAGGTGGGGGGCTGCTCTTGTTTCTTCCCGCTCCCCAGGCCCCCTGCTCTTCTCCAGCGCCAAGCCGAAGAATCCCCAGGAAGGAGAACGTGGGTGGGAGGCTGGGTTGGTGTGACGCTCTGACCTCTTCCGGTGCTGACCTCTCCTTATCACTACCTGAATGCAGACAAGGATGAGGGCGACCACCCCAACAACAGCTTCAGCCCCTGTAGTGCCCATGACCGCAGGTGCCTGCAGAAGCACTTCGCCAAAATTCGAGACCGGAGCACCAGTGGGGGCAAGATGAAGGTCAATGGGGCGCCCCGGGAGGATGCTCGGCCTGTGGTAAGGACCTCCAGTGCACAGATGTGCATgtgcatagacacacacacatacacgccccccaccccccacatgcacgcacacacacacacaccattaccACCAGATCTGGGGCGTGTTCATTCAGCACACATTCTAGGGTGACTACTGTGTGCAAGGTGCAACTAGTGTGAATCATCAGGACCCAGAGAAAGCACTCATTCCCTTCCTTGGGATTCCTTTCCTGCCCATCAGTTATGTACATTGGGGCAGCTGAAGTGATTATTAAATACTGAAAAACTTCTATACCGATTGGTAAAAAGCAGTTGCCCAAAGCGCCCTGGGGTTTCTTGGCCTTTTTTGGATTCCCCACCCCAGACCTTCTCAGTAACCAAAGGGTAAATGCTGGCCATAGCACGGGGCCTGGGGACCCTGCTCCAGGGTCTGGCTAATGTCCCTTCTGAAGGTCTTACAAGTTGTCAGTTGGAAGTTTTATCTGTCCCTTCTGCATAGAAATCACCCCCTCCCTGGCTTTCTGCATAGGTTCCCACAGCCCCTTTCCCCACAGTGTCCCCTCACTTCCCACCCCTCCTTTGAAGAAGCTCTTTGGCTCGAGACCCTTTCCTCCACATCTCTACCCTCCCCACTGTGTCCTCTGGACCCAGGCCTCTCTCTTCACCTCACTGGGTCCTGCCCAGCCCCTGGGGTTCAGGCCTCCTTTCGGGGCCTTCAGTTCCCACTTAGCTCTGACCCCAGGCCTGGGCCTCCtgcctctcttccttctgctgagCAATTTTGtcttcccctcctccagccccagggCTCCTGCCAGAGCGAGCTGCACCGGGCCCTGGAGCGGCTGGCCGCTTCACAGAGCCGCACCCACGAGGACCTCTACATCATCCCTATCCCCAACTGCGACCGCAACGGCAACTTCCACCCCAAGCAGGTGGGTCTCTGTCTCCCACTGGCTCGGCCCTGGACTCAGCTCTGGGGCATTCCCGACCTCTCCACAGGATGGCCCAGGATGGAGATCTCAGGAAGGGGAAACTCCTCAACCCCAACCCAACCCCTTGGAGCCTCCCTAAACCCTACCTCAGCGTCAGAACCTCACTCATTTTGGAGACGAGGAGACTGTGATCCAGAGAGGAGTAAAAGCACCCGGGCTAGTTCAGAGTCACAGAGCAAGTTAACAGCAGATCTTGCCTCCCTATCCAGGGCAATTTCCCTCACCCCTGGATTTCACCATCTGTGGTGCAGACCTAGCAACCCTgacaacctctggctcccaacACTCTCTCAttcactctactctattcctATGAGTAATTCCTCCTGCCACTGAGTGAGGTTTCATCTGGGAATGGAGGGCCAAAGTCATGAGGAGTCAGGGAGGAAACTCAGCCTACCCCTCCCTGCAAGGCGAGCAGCAAAACCACGTGGGATACAGCAAGGGTGGAGGTAAAGCCAGACTGGACAGTTGGAGACAGGCACTTTGGGTAGAAGCAGAGGAAGGAGTGGGGCAGGAGAGAAGACATAAAGGCAGCAACTTCCCTATTCCTTCCTGCCCTTGGAAGCTGGGGTCCTCTGACAAGCCTCCAGGAGGCTGGGATGGTCAGCAGGGTTAGCCTCTTCCAGCCTACCTCTGGCCCATCAGAATGGGTGACCTGTCTGGGCAGGGCTCTGGTGTGCCTCCTGCTGGGTGTTGCCTGGGGAACCCTAGCCTGGAGCTCTTTGTGGGTGTAGACAGACCCATTTCCCTGCTCCATGAGctatagacaaatccacaattcgAGCTGCCACTCTGCCAGCGGAGGCCTAGATAGAAGGACAAAGGTTGCCCTGAGTCTGTGCATCCCAGGATGGCATGAAAAGGGTATGAGTGAAGGGCCAGAGAGGGCACCCCAATACCAATGCCCAGCCTATTTCTAACCTTTATCCTAACACGAATTTTATCCTTgtcccaatttaaaaaatgttttctcttaattaaaaaaaaacaattaatagctatattttttagagtagttttaggtttacagaaaactTGAGCAGGAGTACAGAGTTTCAATATACTATCCTCACCCCAGTTTCctcattattaacatcttacatttgttgcaattgatgaaccaatattattagtatattattattaattagtgGTTTATATTAGGGTCCACTTTTTGTGTTGTAAAATTCTATGCATTTTcttctcctgatttttttttttaaaggcaggatctcagtctcccaggctggagtgcagtggtgcaatcacagctcactgcaacctccacatcctgggctcacatgatcctcctacctcagtctcctgagtagctgggaccacaggcacacaactatgtcaggctaatttttttttttttgagacagagtttggctcttgttgccaaggctggagtgcaatggcgggatctcggctcactgcaacctccatctcccgggttcaagcgattctcctgcctcagctcctgagtagctgggattacaggtgcctgtcaccacgcctggctaattttttgtatttttaggagagatggggttttgccatgttggccaggctggtcttgaactctggacctaaggtgatccacccacctcggcctcccaaagtgctgggattacaggcatgtgccaccatgcctgcatgccaggctaattaaaaaaaaatttttttgtagagatggaagggtctctctatgttgcccatgctggtctcgaactcctgagttcaagcgatccactgcctctggctcccaaagtgctgggattacagcttgaGCCACTAGCTTCTTCCTCTTATTTTTATCCCACTGAAAGTTCTGGCACTTGAACTTTATCCCCAGACCAATTCTGATCCTTAAGCCATCCTTTACTCCAAGTTTAATTCTCACACTGAAATATACATTTGCGCCCCCTGAACCTCCTACTATCTAATTTTGACCCAAACTTTAGCTTAACTTTAGTTATTCTGACCTTGACCTCTGTCTTTATCCCAATTGTGTTTTTACCTGGGCTTTAACCCTCACCCAACTCTTCCAACCCAACTTTTAGTCATATTTCCTAATTCAGCTGCAACTCTTATCCTGGTCCTACCTTAATCCCAACTTGGATCCTACTCATAACTATCATCCCATTCTTAAAGTCCCAACCCAATCAGAATATGTACCCAAAACATCTCCAGCCTGAACCCAGCCTTTCAAATCCAGCTGTGCCTTTAAACCCGCGGGCCTTCTTAAGGTCCTGCCTTCCAGAACTCTCTCGACCTTTCCTTCTTGACCATGTTCTCCCTGCTCCAGTGAGCTCAGAAGACCCATGCTCAAAAAAGAGTCACCACCCTCAGAGGCCATCTTGAAGCAGCGACTGTCTGACTTGGGGGCTGGGCTGGGATTGGGGTGGGTCACTTGGGGTCTCTTTTCCTGCATCGGAACTGACCCCTCATGCCCTTCTCTTGGCAGTGTCACCCAGCTCTGGATGGGCAGCGTGGCAAGTGCTGGTGTGTGGACCGG encodes the following:
- the IGFBP4 gene encoding insulin-like growth factor-binding protein 4 isoform X1, which translates into the protein MLPLCLVAALLLAAGPGPSLGDEAIHCPPCSEEKLARCRPPVGCEELVREPGCGCCATCALGLGMPCGVYTPRCGSGLRCYPPRGVEKPLHTLMHGQGVCMELAEIEAIQESLQPSDKDEGDHPNNSFSPCSAHDRRCLQKHFAKIRDRSTSGGKMKVNGAPREDARPVPQGSCQSELHRALERLAASQSRTHEDLYIIPIPNCDRNGNFHPKQVGLCLPLARPWTQLWGIPDLSTGWPRMEISGRGNSSTPTQPLGASLNPTSASEPHSFWRRGDCDPERSKSTRASSESQSKLTADLASLSRAISLTPGFHHLWCRPSNPDNLWLPTLSHSLYSIPMSNSSCH